GATGGTAATGAGCCGGAAGTGATTCGCCGCATTTTGGAAACGGATTTAATTGTTAATGAACAGCGCGATTTTGACGCGATTAAATTTTACGAATCCATGGGCGGCTACGCGCCCACCATTGGTATTATCGGCGCTGTGATGGGTTTGATTCATGTGATGAATAACCTGGCTGATCCGGCAACCCTCGGGCCAGGCATTGCCATCGCGTTTGTTGCGACTATTTATGGTGTGGCATTGGCAAACCTGGTGTTTATTCCTATCGCCAATAAATTGCGTATGTGCGTGAATGAAAACTCCCAATACCGCGAACTGATTATTGAAGGCATTATTGCCATTGCTGATGGCGAGAATCCGCGCTCGATTGAAATGAAACTAAACGGTTATTTACATCCGATTAACTGATAAGTAACGCGCTTATGGTTCGCCGCAGAAGAGAAGACATTCATGTAAACCACGAGCGTTGGCTGATTTCCTATGCTGACTTCATTACCTTATTGTTTGCTTTTTTTGTGGTCATGTATTCCATCTCCCAAGTGAATGACAGTAAGTACCGTGTGTTGTCAGACACTTTCATTGAAGCTTTTCATCGCCCGACTGATTCCCAGACAAACAAAGAACCTGTCGATCAAACAGCCCCTTCCAGTGATCTGATTTCGCCTATTGATATGGGCAAAGCCACCCGCGATGTAGAGCAGATCAACGAGCAGGTGCCGCAAATTATTGATAACTCCCAAGGGGCAGCCAGTGCTCCAGCGATTGAACCCAATACGCCGGTAAAAACCAGCGATGAGCTCACGCAGATTTCTGATTTAGTGACGGAAAAGTTCGCCCCGCTAATCAGCGAGCAGCTTATTCAGGTATCCAGCAATGAGTTGTGGCTTCAAATTGAGTTGAAAGACAGCATTCTTTTTTCATCCGGCAGTGCCGATACCAGTGAACAGGCACGTAAAATCTTCGATGAAATTGCCGCTATATTGGGCAGCTATTCAAATCCGGTGCAGGTTGAAGGCTTTACCGACAATGTTCCCATCAATAGTGCAAAGTATCCCACCAACTGGGAGCTATCCACCGCACGTGCCAGTGCTATTGTGAAACACCTGGCTTCCAAAGGTGTGGCGCCTGAACGGTTGTCTGCAGTGGGTTATGGGGAGTACCAGCCTGTTGCGCCCAACGATTCTGAACAGGGGCGGGCGCAGAATCGCCGCGTCACTATTATGATTGCCAAACGCAAAATGGATCGCCCCAAAGCGCGCCTTGATCAGCCTGTCACGTCAGCATCTACCTCTTCCAATCAATAGCGACAAACTCCCTTGTTTTTCTGCACCGGCAACCCTATTGCGCCGCAATAAACTGCCGCTATATAGGCTAGGGTTTATCAATTGACTTGCAGTTGCCGCCCGCTGGGCAATACTTAGAATCCTGTGATTAAAAAATGATCTTTCCTGGATTCTGATTGGCACAATGGTGATTGGCATGTGTGTTGATAAAAGCGACAATATCCTGCGATGTTACGAGTGGAATCCTGTGTGCCATAGTAATTGGGCACAAACTTTGCTTTTGTCGCTGTAATAAACGATGTGACTGGCGTTTGACGCTGGCGAGGGTTGAATTGTGCGTGTTATAGCAATAGCGAATCAAAAGGGTGGTGTGGGCAAAACCACCACTACTGTATCTCTCGGAGGGCTAATCGCCTCTACCGGAAAGCGCGTTTTATTGCTGGATATAGACCCCCACGGTTCACTGTCTACCTATTTTCGTCAGGATCCTGACACTCAGGTCTTGAGTAGCTATACCCTGTTTCAGGAACGTAAAAATCTATCGCGTGAATCTGTTTCCCGGTTAATTTTGCCTACTGAGTATCCCAACCTGAGTTTGATTTCATCCACGACAGCGCTCGCTACGTTGGAGCGTCAAGCCATAGGTCAGGATGGTATGGGCTTGGTGCTGAGTCGTGCCTTGGCCTTAATTGCTGATGATTACGATTATGTCCTTATCGATACGCCACCATTGTTAGGGGTATTGATGGTGAATGCGCTGGCTGCTTGCCAGTATCTGGTTATTCCGGTGCAAACCGAGTTCCTGGCGCTTAAAGGCCTGGAGCGCATGGTGAATACCCTCAATATGATGTCGCGCTCGCGCAAAAAAGCGCTTGATTACACGATTGTTCCCGTGATGTTCGATCGCCGCACCCAGGCTTCGGTGACCAGCTTGCGGACGATTCGCAATACCTACCCGGCGCAAGCCTGGCCTGGGCATGTACCTATAGATACCCGTTTCCGCGATGCCAGCAAGGCAGGTGTTCCGCCCCATTTGTTTGATTCCACCAGTCGCGGTGTGGAGGCCTATATGGCTCTCTGGCATTGGCTTGAGAAGAAAATTCGCGCTGATGAGTTGCAAACCCAATCAGCACCTATGGCAGTCATTAGTAAGGCTGGTGTGGTGTCGTGACCAATCGTAAAACGCCTGAAGGCGACATAGAGTCACCGGATGTGAGCTTAAGTCATTATTTTGATGACTTGCTCGGCATTGGTGATGCGATTGATGAAGCCTTCGCGGCAGTGGAGGCGCGTCCAGTGCCTGTTGCTGCCAATTCTGGTTTGGCGCGCGTTGTTAATTTACCAACAAAAAAAAATCCCCCGGAAAAGCCCAAAAAAGCTCAGGCAACGCTTTCATCCAAACCCCGTTCGCTGACCAAAAATGAGGTCAAGCGTACCGAGCTTGCAGAACCCGAGTTAGTACAGACTCCTGAACAAAAGCAACAGCTTGAAAAGTTGTTGCAATCGGTTAGTGCCCAGCTGTTGGTCGAGGCGCCAGTTGTTGAACTTCCTTCGGTGGAGCTGGTTGCTGAGCCACAGGCAGAAACCAAAACCCGGTTTGTGGTGGATGCTGAAGAAATTCAGGAATGGGATATTGGCACCTCTGCAGATGTTATTGTCGATTCTCCTGTGGAATCTCCCGTTGAAATTACTCTCTCAGATACTGAATCCGATACCGTCCAATTTAAAATGGAAGGGTTGGAGTGGCTGGAAAATGGCAGGCCGCAATGGGCGCAATCGCGTTTTGATGTATTGTTGTTTAAAGTAGCCGGGCTGACGTTGGCCGTGCCATTGATATCCCTTGGGCAAATCCAGCCATTGACCGATGAGTTAACTCCTTTGTTTGGTCAAGCGGACTGGTTTATGGGATTGCAGCCGACACCGGCAGGGAAAATACGCACGGTGAATACCGCCAAATTTGTGATGCCGGAACGTTATGACGACGTCTTTTTGCAAACCGCACGCTATGTGATGTCAATTAACGGCGTCCCATGGGGGTTGGCAGTAGATTCGGTAAACCAACCCATCACCCTGCAGCCGGATGATGTGAAATGGCGTGGCGACAGGGGCAAGCGCCCCTGGCTTGCGGGTACAGTCAAAGAGCATATGTGCGCACTGCTGGATATTCCGCGCATAGGCCAAATGCTGATTGAGGCAGATAAAAATTTTGCCTCTGCCCGTGGTTAGCCATACACCTGCCTGGCTAAGCGAATGTAATACATCGCTTTTTCTATGAAAAACAAAAGTGGCGTAGGAAAAGGCATCGGCTATAGTTATAGCGACATTGACACGATTTACTGCCGCAAACCGGCAGCCTAGAGGAATATTAAAGATGGCAACTGATGCAGCAAAAAATAAGAGCACTGATGATCCCGTATTGCAGTGGGTTACCTTTCGTTTGGATGGTGAGACTTACGGCATCAATGTAATGCAGGTGCAGGAAGTGCTGCGCTATTCGGAAATTGCCCCGGTACCTGGCGCGCCATCCTATGTACTGGGTATTATCAATTTGCGCGGTAATGTGGTGACAGTCATTGATACCCGTCATCGCTTTAACCTGTCCAGCGGGGAGATTACAGACAACACCCGTATTGTGATTATAGAAACTGATCGCCATGTCATTGGCATTTTGGTGGATAGCGTTGCTGAAGTGGTTTACTTGCGTCAATCCGAAATTGAAATGGCGCCCAATGTTGGCAATGAAGAAAGCGCAAAATTCATCCAGGGTGTCTGCCACAAAAACAATGAATTACTGATTTTGATTGATCTGAACAAGTTGCTGACCAGTGAAGAGTGGTCAGAGCTGGAAGATATTTAAATCCCTTGTTGCCCGGATCGTCTAGAATGCCGCCATTGATGGATGCCAGTGCAGAGAGTAACTCATGACCTTGGTGGAAACAGGATTGCTGGCAAGCCTGCTAATCAGCCTTATTGCGTTGGTGTTTGCTTTAATCAGTTTGCGCCGTGTGCGGCAGCAGGCTCGCGAAACTGAAAAGCTGATTCACAAACTCATGCGTGATGTGGCTGCTTCCAGCAGTGGTTCGGTTGGCATGGGGCAACGGCTTCTGGCAATGGAAAAGCGTTTGCAGTCTGATGTTAAAAAGACGGAAAAAATCGACTATTACAATGACGATGAGTTCCAGCCTTATTCACAAGCGGCGCAAATGTTCAAAATGGGAATGGACTGCGATGAAGTGGCACGCCGTTGCGGCTTGTCACGCGCGGAAGCCTCGCTGCTGGAAATGATGCAGAAATCGAGTCGTTAAAGCCTCAGCGCTAATCCATGAGCGACAATAAACACAAAAAAGGCGATCACAAGATCGCCTTTTTTATTGCACTATTTTCAGCGTTATTGCCGCCTGGATAGTAGTGGAGTGTCAGGGTTGATATTGAAATGAATTACCACTAATACCCACAGAATCATCACTCATTAAATACACATAAGCAGGCATGAGTTTCTCAGGTGTTTTGACGCTTTCCGGGTCTTCTGCCGGATAAGCGGCAGCGCGCATTTCAGTGCGTGTGGCGCCGGGGTTGATGCTGTTAGTGCGGATGCGTGTTGCGCCTTCCAGCTCATCATGTAGGGTTTGCATAAAGTTTTCAGCCGCGGCTTTAGAGGCGGCATAAGCCCCCCAGAACGCGCGTCCTTTAAAGGCGACACTGGAGCTGGTGAAGAGGATGCTGGCGTTGTCGGCACGTTCCAGTAGTGGCAATAATGCTTGGGTCATCATAAAGGGCGCGTTTGCATTCACCTGCATACAGCGTTGCCACGCGCTCACCGAATAATTGCTGATGGGTGTGCGCTCACCTAAATCGGCAGCATTGTGTAGCAGTCCATCCAATCGCCCAAAAGTATCTTCTAGCGCGTTGCACATATCGTCGTAATCTTTTTCTACAGCGCTTTCAAAATTGATGGGGTAAATCGCGGGCTGAGGATGGCCAGCGGCTTCAATTTCGTCGTAAACCGCTTCCAATTTGCTCATGGTTCTACCGCACAAAACAACGGTGGCGCCACAGGCTGCGAATGTTTTAGCGGCGCATCGGCCAATTCCGGCTCCGGCACCGGTGATCACAATGATTTTGCCCTGTAGTGCATCGGGTTTGAGTGTGTAATCAGATGGAATTTGCATAGGAATATCTTCGTTTGGTTTGCAGCAACGGTGTCTGACAGTTGCTTACAAGTGCTTTTCAATAATAGGCCAGATTTCATCGGCGTGATTAACGCAGTAATCAGCATGCCAATCAGCGGCGCTATCGCCCTCATCCAAATACCCATAGGCTGCAGCGATAGTGATACTGCCTGCGCCTTTGCCACAATCGATATCGCGCTTGTGGTCACCGATATAAATGATTTCCTGCGGTGTACAACCCAGCTGTTTGCTCGCCAGGAACAGGGATTCAGGGTCAGGCTTGCTATGCGCAACATGGTCGGGGCAAATCACACTCACGGGAGCCGGTTGTATATCCAGCGCTGACATCAGGGGCAGGGTATAGGCGGCAGGTTTGTTGGTGGCAATTCCCCAGGCGATGTGTTTGTCTGCCAGTTTATCCAGCAGCGATGAGATGCCGGGAAATGGTTTGGTGTAGACCGCAATATGGTCGAGATAAAGTTGCAGCAAACGCTGGCGCAAATGCTCAAATTGCGGATCTTGGTCATCAATACCAAACGCCAGTTTGATCAGGGCTTTGGAGCCGTTGGATACCCCGGCGCGAATCGTTTCCGGGGCTAATGCATCGCGGCCTTCTTCCACCAGCAATTGATTAACAACGACGATAAAGTCCGGCGCTGTATCCAACAAGGTGCCATCCAGATCAAACATAACGGCACGAATTTTTTGCTTCATCATTTACTGACCTTTTGTTAATCACTCACTTTTTTGGCATGCATTAAATAATTCACGCTGACATCATTCGGGTTGAGTTTGTAATGTTTGGTGATGGGGTTATAGGTCATGCCGGTCATGGATTGCAACTCAAGGCCGGCGGCGCGTAACCATTGGGCCAGTTCGGACGGGCGGATGAACTTGCTGTATTCGTGCGTACCTTTGGGGAGCAGTTTTAAAATATATTCGGCGCCAACAATGGCGAAGGCATAGGATTTTGGGTTGCGGTTAATAGTGGAAAAATACACATCGCCACCGTTTTTGACGAGTTGGGCACAGGCGCGAACAACCGATGCCGGGTCGGGCACGTGTTCCAGCATTTCCATGCAAGTAACTACATCAAATGCGCCGGGCATTTGCGCTGCTTTGTCTTCCGCGGTGATTTGTTCGTAGGTCAATTCAACACCGCTTTCCAGAGCATGCAAGCGTGCAACGGCCAGTGGTGCTTCGCCCATATCAATACCGGTGACTTGTGCGCCGCGCTGCGCCAGTGACTCCGCCAAAATGCCGCCGCCGCAACCCACATCAATCAACTTGCGTTGAGCAACCGGTGAGCGCTCATCGATAAAGTTGGCGCGCAAGGGATTTATGTCATGTAGCGGTTTAAATTCGCTGTTTTTATCCCACCAGCGGCTGGCAAGTGCTTCAAATTTTGCAATTTCAGCAGTATCGACATTGGCCATAATCTGTTCCGTCTGTTTTCAGTGATAAATTTTCAGTGATAAAGAGTAGGGTGATTGTCCGAGTGTTGGATCAACCCTCAAAGCGCTGTAATTTGTTTGCGCCACCAGTTGGCTTTGCCCAGAATTTCGCGCTCATTCAGTGTTTGTAGAAGACGATTAGCCAGCAGGACTTTACCTTCTACCCATACGTGAGTCACTGCGTTTCCTGCATGGGTGTACACCAGTTGTGATGCCGGGTTGTACACTGGCTGCATAGCTAAATCGCCCAGATCTACGGCGGTAATGTCGGCCGATTTACCCACTTCAAGACTGCCGATGACATCTTCCATGCCCAGTGCTTTGGCGCCGTTCAAGGTGGCCAGGCGCAGTGCGCTGTGCGCATCCAGTGCGGCGGCATTGCCTGCAACGGCTTTTGCCAATAGCGCCGCTGTTTTTAACTCGCTGAACAGGTTCAGGTCATTATTACTGGCGGCACCATCGGTTCCCAGTGCAACATTAATGTTTGCCCTGAGTAACTTGTCGACCGGGCAAAAACCACTTGCCAGTTTTAAGTTGGATTCCGGGCAGTGGATCACATGGGCACCACTGTCTTGCAGCAATTTGATGTCAGTCTCATCAATTTGCGTCATGTGTACACATTGGGTCAGCGGGGATAATAGCCCTAAATCCATCATGCGTTGGCTGGGGCGTCGCCCGTATTGTGCGAGGGAGTCGCTAACCTCCTGCGCGGTTTCATGCAAATGTATATGAATTGGCATGTCCATTTCTTGCGCTAGAACAGCAATCTTATGCAGCGGTGTATCAGAGACGGTGTAAGGCGCGTGGGGGCCAAAGGCAATGTTGATCAGGTGATTACCCCGAAAGTTGTCATGCAGGCTCAAGCCTTTGTTGAGGTAATCATCTGGCCCCATACCCCATGCCGTGGGGAAGTCCAGTATGGGAAAGGCGAGCTGGCAGCGCACCTGGGCGTCCAGACAGGCTTGGGCGGCCTGTTCGGGGTAGAAATACATATCCGCAAAACAGGTAGTTCCGCTTTTTATCATCTCGGCCAAAGCAAGCTCGGTGCCGTCGCGTACAAAATCTTCGCTAACCCAGCGGCTTTCGGCGGGCCAGATATGGTCGTTCAGCCAGGTATGGAGCGGTTGGTCATCGGCATAACCTCGCAGCAGGCTCATGGCGGCGTGCCCGTGCGCATTTACCAATCCTGGGATCAGTACGTGGCTACTCAGGGTCACCGTTTCTCTGGCGATATAGCGGCGATCAACTTCTTCGTGGGGAAGAAGGGCGAGTATTTGGCCTTTATCTATAGCAATAGCGCAGTTTTCCAAGACTCGATTGGCCGGTACCACGGGGATAATCCAGCGCGCTTTGATAATCAAATCGATGTTATTAAGGTTCACGGCAGAAGTCGGCATAGAGAATGAATGGCTGGGTGATCATGCAAAAAAGGGCGCCCAGTATACTGCAAAGGCTGGTTTCAACTAGGGCTCATTTAGGCATCCACCTGCATGCTTGTCGATTTGGGGCTAATTGAGAAAAACCCGTGTAATTTCATAGGGAAAGGAAATGGCCGGAGTGCCTATCTGTTGGAATTTATGCTACCATCGCGGCCCTGAAACAAGCGTTAGGCGCATTTTTAGCCAACCCGCTACTAGGGTAGCTGTTTTTGCTTTTAACCGATTTAGCGCCGTAATAGAGCCCATCCGCCGAATTGCCCGCTACCAGCAATCACCATAACCAAAGCTTTAATAAAAAGGAAAGCTGTCATCCCATGGTCGAATTCGCCAAAGAAATATCACCGGTAAGTATCGAAGACGAACTCAAACAGTCCTACCTTGATTACGCCATGAGCGTAATTGTTGGCCGTGCCTTGCCCGATGTGCGCGATGGTTTGAAGCCCGTGCATCGTCGTGTGCTGTTTGCGATGAGCGAACTTAACAACGATTGGAATAAGCCTTACAAGAAATCTGCCCGTGTGGTGGGTGATGTAATCGGTAAATACCATCCCCACGGTGATACAGCGGTATACGACACCATCGTCCGTATGGCTCAGCCATTTTCCTTGCGTTATATGTTGGTTGATGGCCAAGGCAACTTTGGTTCGGTGGACGGTGACCGCGCGGCGGCCATGCGTTATACCGAAATCCGTATGGCAAAAATTGCCCATGACTTGCTGGCAGACCTGGATAAAGAAACCGTCGACTTTGTGCCTAACTATGATGGCACCGAGCAAATCCCTGCGGTTATGCCGACTCGTATTCCCAACCTGTTGGTCAATGGCTCCTCGGGTATCGCCGTTGGTATGGCGACCAACATTCCTCCGCACAACCTGAAAGAGGTTGTTCAGGGCTGTTTGGAGCTGATTAATAACCCGGATATCACCATTGATGAACTCATGGAGTTTATCCCTGGGCCGGATTTCCCGACGGGCGCCATCATTAATGGTCGTGCTGGCATTGTGCAGGCTTATCGCACCGGTCGCGGCAGTATTATCGTACGCGCCAAGGCAGAGATTGAGCGTGACGAAAAAACGGGTCGTGAAACCATCATCATTCACGAAATTCCCTACCAATTGAATAAGGCGCGTTTGATTGAGCGCATTGCCGAGTTGGTAAAAGAAAAGAAAATTGAAGGCATTAGCGAACTGCGCGATGAGTCCGACAAAGACGGTATGCGCATCGTTATTGAAGTTAAAAAGAGTGAAGCGGCAGATGTGCTGCTGAATAATCTCTACGCCCAAACCCAGTTGCAAACCACCTTTGGTGTCAACATCGTTGCGCTGGATGACGGCCAACCAAAAATTCTCAACCTCAAGCAGCTGCTCGAAGCGTTTGTTAAGCATCGCCGCGAAGTGGTTACGCGTCGCACCGTATATTTGCTGCGCAAAGCGCGCGAGCGTGGCCACATTTTGGAAGGCTTGGCGGTTGCGATCTCCAATATTGATGAAGTTATCGCGCTGATTAAAAACTCTGCATCACCTGCAGAAGCAAAAGACAGTTTGATGGGCCGCGGTTGGAATGCTGCCGAAATGGCGCCTTATCTGGAGCGTGCTGGTGAAGATGCCTGCCGCCCTGAAGATTTGGGTGCTGAGTTTGGTATGCGTGATGGACATTATTATTTATCAGCAGCGCAAGCACAGGCCATCCTTGAATTACGTTTACATCGCTTGACTGGAATGGAGCACGACAAGCTGCTCGCTGAATACGACGAAAAATTAATCCAGATAGCAGAGTTCCTCGAAATTCTTGGCAATGCGCTGCGCTTGATGGAAGTTATCCGTGAAGAATTAACGCAAGTTATTAATGACTACGGTGATAAGCGCCGCACCGAAATTGTTGCTTCGACGCTCGATTTGACCACTGAAGATCTAATCAATGTTGAAGATCGCGTTGTGACTATTTCTCACGGTGGTTATGCGAAGAGCCAGCCGTTGGATGATTATCAGGCCCAGCGTCGCGGCGGTATGGGCAAATCTGCTACCGCGGTGAAAGACGAAGATTATGTTCAGCACTTATTGATCGCCAGCACACACGATACAGTGTTGTTGTTCACCAACGCCGGTAAGGTGTATTGGCTGAAGGTTTACATGATTCCTGTTGCCGGTCGCCAGTCGCGTGGCCGTCCGGTAATCAATTTGTTGCCGTCGCTGGAAGAGGGTGAACGCATTACCTCGATCTTACCGGTGAAATCTTACGACGACGACAAATTTATCTTTATGACTACCGCTAACGGTACTGTGAAGAAAACTGCGCTCACGCAATTCTCGCGTCAACGCAGCGTCGGTTTGCGTGCAATTGAATTGGATGAGGGCGATACCTTGGTGGGCACAGCTATCACCAATGGTTCATGCGATGTCATCCTGTTCTCAAGCTCGGGTAAGGCGGCGCGCTTCCGTGAGTCACAAGTGCGTGCAATGGGCCGTACCTCGCGCGGTGTGCGCGGTATTCGTTTGGCTGAAGGCCAACGTGTAGTCGGCATGGTTATACCGATGGAAAATGGTCAGGTATTAACCGTGAGCGAAAATGGTTATGGCAAGCGTACTGAAGTGGGCGAATTCCCGGCCAAAGGCCGTGGCTCGCAAGGTGTGATCGGCATGCAAACGACCGAGCGTAATGGCCAGTTGGTTGGCGCAGTGCAGGTGTTTGATGGCGAAGAAATCATGCTGATTTCTGATCAAGGCACCATGGTTCGTACCCGTGTGGATGAGGTCTCCGTATTGAGTCGTAACACCCAAGGGGTGCGCCTGATCAAACTGAAAGATGGCGAACGCATGCAAGGCTTGGAGCGCATTGAAGAAAGCGCTGATGAAAACGCCAAGCGTGAGTTAGCTCGCGCCGAAGGCGATGATGCTGATGTGTTGGCTGATGATGGTGTTGCGGATGAGGTAATTGATGATACCTCGGGCGACGACGCTGTTGATGAATAATTGGCGAGTTTAGCTATGTCAATCGAACAAACGGAAGCTGAAAAATTATCGGCATTACGCATCAAGATTGATGCGATCGATGAGGAAATTGGTCGCCTTATTTCTGCGCGCGCCGAATGCGCGCAGGAAGTCGCCGATGTAAAAAAGGCCAATCTTCCGGCTGATGCTGACATCCTTTTTTATCGCCCCGAGCGTGAAGCCCAGGTGTTGCGCAAAGCAATGGAGCGCAACAAAGGGCCGCTAAGCAATGAAGAAATGGCACGTTTGTTCCGTGAGATCATGTCTGCTTGTCTGGCGCTCGAAAACCCCATCAAAGTGGCTTACCTCGGGCCTGAAGGTACATTTACCCAGCAGGCTGCGTTAAAGCATTTTGGTCATTCAGCCATTGCCATACCTTTTTCTGCTATAGATGAGGTGTTTCGAGAAGTTGAGGCCGGTGCTGTTAATTATGGTGTCGTACCTGTAGAAAACTCCACCGAAGGTGTGGTTAATCACACCCTTGATAACTTTATGGGCTCCAATCTCAAAATATGTGGCGAAGTTGAGTTGCGTATTCACCATAATTTGATGGTGTCTGATGTGACTAACACCAGCAGTATTTCGCGTATTTATTCCCACTCACAATCTCTGGCGCAGTGCCGCAAGTGGTTGGATGCGCATTATCCAAAAGCAGAGCGTATTGCGGTTAACAGTAACGCCGAAGCTGCAAAGCGCCTTAAAGGTGAGTGGAATGCGGCGGCAATTGCCGGTTCCATGGCAGCAGACTTGTACGGTTTGAAGTTGATTGCCGAAAAAATTGAAGACCAACCGGATAACTCCACACGTTTTCTTATTATTGGCAAACAGTCTGTGCCACAAAGCGGTGTAGATAAAACCTCCATCGTCGTTGCGATGCGTAATGAACCGGGGGCGCTGCACAATTTGCTGGAGCCGTTTCATCGTCACAATATCGACTTGACCCGTGTGGAAACACGACCATCCCGTACCGGCGCATGGACTTATGTCTTCTTTATTGATTTTGTGGGGCATGTTGATGAGCCACTTATCAGCGATGTCATGAAAGAAGTTGCCAGCCGCTGCGCTGATTTAAAGTTGCTTGGCTCATACCCTAAAGCGGTTTTGTAATTCGTTATGTCGCAACCTTTGATCAATAAGTTTGTTGTTGTGGGTATCGGTCTTATTGGTGGTAGCCTCGCAACAGGTTTAACCCAGCGCGGTGCTTGTGCCGAAGTCATTGGTATCGCGCGCAAACCAGAAACCTGCGACGAGGCCGTCGCTCGCGGTGTGGTCGCTCGTGCTTATACCTCATTGCGTGATGTGGCGAGCGAGCTG
The nucleotide sequence above comes from Cellvibrio sp. PSBB023. Encoded proteins:
- a CDS encoding flagellar motor protein — protein: MDLLSIIGVIIAFAAIIGGNFLEGGGLGTLLNGPAAFIVVGGTLGAAMLQTSKVNLRRALKIVVWVFKPPYVPFKQGISNIVRWAAAARKDGLLGLEEISEREKDKFAKKGLQLLVDGNEPEVIRRILETDLIVNEQRDFDAIKFYESMGGYAPTIGIIGAVMGLIHVMNNLADPATLGPGIAIAFVATIYGVALANLVFIPIANKLRMCVNENSQYRELIIEGIIAIADGENPRSIEMKLNGYLHPIN
- the motD gene encoding flagellar motor protein MotD, producing MVRRRREDIHVNHERWLISYADFITLLFAFFVVMYSISQVNDSKYRVLSDTFIEAFHRPTDSQTNKEPVDQTAPSSDLISPIDMGKATRDVEQINEQVPQIIDNSQGAASAPAIEPNTPVKTSDELTQISDLVTEKFAPLISEQLIQVSSNELWLQIELKDSILFSSGSADTSEQARKIFDEIAAILGSYSNPVQVEGFTDNVPINSAKYPTNWELSTARASAIVKHLASKGVAPERLSAVGYGEYQPVAPNDSEQGRAQNRRVTIMIAKRKMDRPKARLDQPVTSASTSSNQ
- a CDS encoding ParA family protein → MRVIAIANQKGGVGKTTTTVSLGGLIASTGKRVLLLDIDPHGSLSTYFRQDPDTQVLSSYTLFQERKNLSRESVSRLILPTEYPNLSLISSTTALATLERQAIGQDGMGLVLSRALALIADDYDYVLIDTPPLLGVLMVNALAACQYLVIPVQTEFLALKGLERMVNTLNMMSRSRKKALDYTIVPVMFDRRTQASVTSLRTIRNTYPAQAWPGHVPIDTRFRDASKAGVPPHLFDSTSRGVEAYMALWHWLEKKIRADELQTQSAPMAVISKAGVVS
- a CDS encoding chemotaxis protein CheW; its protein translation is MTNRKTPEGDIESPDVSLSHYFDDLLGIGDAIDEAFAAVEARPVPVAANSGLARVVNLPTKKNPPEKPKKAQATLSSKPRSLTKNEVKRTELAEPELVQTPEQKQQLEKLLQSVSAQLLVEAPVVELPSVELVAEPQAETKTRFVVDAEEIQEWDIGTSADVIVDSPVESPVEITLSDTESDTVQFKMEGLEWLENGRPQWAQSRFDVLLFKVAGLTLAVPLISLGQIQPLTDELTPLFGQADWFMGLQPTPAGKIRTVNTAKFVMPERYDDVFLQTARYVMSINGVPWGLAVDSVNQPITLQPDDVKWRGDRGKRPWLAGTVKEHMCALLDIPRIGQMLIEADKNFASARG
- a CDS encoding chemotaxis protein CheW, with the protein product MATDAAKNKSTDDPVLQWVTFRLDGETYGINVMQVQEVLRYSEIAPVPGAPSYVLGIINLRGNVVTVIDTRHRFNLSSGEITDNTRIVIIETDRHVIGILVDSVAEVVYLRQSEIEMAPNVGNEESAKFIQGVCHKNNELLILIDLNKLLTSEEWSELEDI
- a CDS encoding DUF2802 domain-containing protein, whose protein sequence is MTLVETGLLASLLISLIALVFALISLRRVRQQARETEKLIHKLMRDVAASSSGSVGMGQRLLAMEKRLQSDVKKTEKIDYYNDDEFQPYSQAAQMFKMGMDCDEVARRCGLSRAEASLLEMMQKSSR
- a CDS encoding YciK family oxidoreductase; this translates as MQIPSDYTLKPDALQGKIIVITGAGAGIGRCAAKTFAACGATVVLCGRTMSKLEAVYDEIEAAGHPQPAIYPINFESAVEKDYDDMCNALEDTFGRLDGLLHNAADLGERTPISNYSVSAWQRCMQVNANAPFMMTQALLPLLERADNASILFTSSSVAFKGRAFWGAYAASKAAAENFMQTLHDELEGATRIRTNSINPGATRTEMRAAAYPAEDPESVKTPEKLMPAYVYLMSDDSVGISGNSFQYQP
- a CDS encoding HAD family hydrolase, whose protein sequence is MMKQKIRAVMFDLDGTLLDTAPDFIVVVNQLLVEEGRDALAPETIRAGVSNGSKALIKLAFGIDDQDPQFEHLRQRLLQLYLDHIAVYTKPFPGISSLLDKLADKHIAWGIATNKPAAYTLPLMSALDIQPAPVSVICPDHVAHSKPDPESLFLASKQLGCTPQEIIYIGDHKRDIDCGKGAGSITIAAAYGYLDEGDSAADWHADYCVNHADEIWPIIEKHL
- the ubiG gene encoding bifunctional 2-polyprenyl-6-hydroxyphenol methylase/3-demethylubiquinol 3-O-methyltransferase UbiG, giving the protein MANVDTAEIAKFEALASRWWDKNSEFKPLHDINPLRANFIDERSPVAQRKLIDVGCGGGILAESLAQRGAQVTGIDMGEAPLAVARLHALESGVELTYEQITAEDKAAQMPGAFDVVTCMEMLEHVPDPASVVRACAQLVKNGGDVYFSTINRNPKSYAFAIVGAEYILKLLPKGTHEYSKFIRPSELAQWLRAAGLELQSMTGMTYNPITKHYKLNPNDVSVNYLMHAKKVSD
- a CDS encoding TRZ/ATZ family hydrolase; the protein is MPTSAVNLNNIDLIIKARWIIPVVPANRVLENCAIAIDKGQILALLPHEEVDRRYIARETVTLSSHVLIPGLVNAHGHAAMSLLRGYADDQPLHTWLNDHIWPAESRWVSEDFVRDGTELALAEMIKSGTTCFADMYFYPEQAAQACLDAQVRCQLAFPILDFPTAWGMGPDDYLNKGLSLHDNFRGNHLINIAFGPHAPYTVSDTPLHKIAVLAQEMDMPIHIHLHETAQEVSDSLAQYGRRPSQRMMDLGLLSPLTQCVHMTQIDETDIKLLQDSGAHVIHCPESNLKLASGFCPVDKLLRANINVALGTDGAASNNDLNLFSELKTAALLAKAVAGNAAALDAHSALRLATLNGAKALGMEDVIGSLEVGKSADITAVDLGDLAMQPVYNPASQLVYTHAGNAVTHVWVEGKVLLANRLLQTLNEREILGKANWWRKQITAL